From the genome of Cherax quadricarinatus isolate ZL_2023a chromosome 54, ASM3850222v1, whole genome shotgun sequence, one region includes:
- the LOC128699123 gene encoding CDK5 regulatory subunit-associated protein 3 produces the protein MNEQNLPIDIHVGKLVEWLISRRHVKREWPEDVRMIREKINNAIQDMPEHPEITRLLSGTYINYFHCLKIVEILRETEKDTKNILGWYGSQRMKDWQEVIRLYEKDSVYLAEAAQLLVRNVNYEVPSIKRQISKGIQIQQDCDRKVEDCIRGIADSKKKYLQMCKQIGIAGDKVKHELVDLLKTLPEEFAVIAESSKSLAPARQLYSDFLSFTIKETQPECLPLLKFVMEHGNVTTYEWLYGEAPCSIEEPHLEFSLDDETDKTESDQIDFGDGGTIDFGEASGEIDWGNLTEVNTQTVNWDVGEIDNITTADIVVEDSGVAGGVAKDSEALSVLYNPKTRNQFIDELYELQGFLGQRISELKYEGSVFFNQFSNAAISVQDHTADQVAEMLSQVKSLLAKLSTTKMQHLYLISSSARYVDRLADSLKSKLAVGDKLAESQVSAIQLKEKTAEEQRSLTPKLALIIARTKELQSHIQEHISKRYKNRPVNLMGAYLSMQL, from the exons ATGAAT GAACAAAACTTGCCTATCGATATTCATGTTGGCAAATTAGTAGAATGGTTAATTTCCCGTCGGCATGTGAAACGTGAGTGGCCAGAGGATGTACGCATGATCCGTGAGAAAATCAACAATGCAATCCAGGACATGCCCGAGCATCCAGAGATAACACGTCTTCTCTCTGGAACAT ATATCAATTATTTCCACTGCTTGAAGATAGTTGAGATTTTAAGAGAAACAGAAAAAGATACCAAGAATATCTTAGGATGGTATGGTTCTCAACGTATGAAG GACTGGCAGGAAGTGATTCGATTATATGAGAAAGATAGTGTGTACCTGGCAGAGGCAGCTCAGCTACTGGTGAGAAATGTCAACTATGAAGTTCCAAGTATCAAGCGGCAGATTTCTAAAGGAATACAAATACAGCAG GATTGTGATCGCAAGGTAGAAGATTGCATTCGGGGCATTGCTGATTCAAAGAAAAAATACCTGCAGATGTGCAAGCAGATTGGTATTGCTGGTGATAAG GTAAAGCATGAGCTGGTTGATCTGCTGAAAACACTTCCTGAGGAATTTGCTGTAATTGCTGAGAGCAGCAAGAGCCTTGCTCCTGCACGCCAGCTGTATTCAGACTTCCTCTCATTCACTATAAAGGAAACTCAGCCAGAATGTTTGCCACTACTCAAATTTGTTATGG AGCATGGCAATGTGAcaacctatgagtggttgtatgGTGAAGCTCCTTGTAGCATAGAGGAACCACATCTGGAGTTTTCTCTTGATGATGAGACAGATAAAACAGAAAGTGATCAA ATTGATTTTGGTGATGGAGGAACCATTGACTTTGGGGAGGCTTCTGGTGAAATTGATTGGGGAAATCTTACTGAGGTGAATACACAAACAGTTAACTGGGATGTTGGTGAG ATTGATAATATCACAACAGCAGATATtgtagttgaagactcaggtgttgcaggtggtgttgcAAAGGACTCAGAGGCACTCTCAGTCTTATATAATCCTAAAACACGAAACCAGTTTATTGATGAACTTTATGAG CTTCAAGGTTTTCTAGGGCAGCGTATCTCTGAGCTCAAGTATGAGGGCTCAGTATTCTTCAACCAGTTTTCAAATGCGGCAATATCAGTCCAAGATCATACTGCAGATCAAGTTGCAGAAATGCTCTCACAAGTCAAGTCACTTTTGGCTAAGCTTTCTACAACCAAGATGCAGCATCTCTACCTCATAAGTTCCTCAGCAAG ATATGTAGATCGACTAGCAGATTCTCTCAAATCCAAGCTTGCTGTTGGTGACAAATTAGCAGAATCACAAGTGTCTGCTATACAACTAAAGGAGAAGACTGCTGAGGAACAACGCAGTCTTACCCCAAAGCTGGCTCTGATTATTGCGCGCACAAAAGAGCTACAGTCTCACATACAAGAACATATCTCTAAACGTTACAAAAACCGGCCTGTGAACTTAATGGGTGCTTATCTTAGCATGCAGTTGTGA